From a single Daphnia pulex isolate KAP4 chromosome 2, ASM2113471v1 genomic region:
- the LOC124210570 gene encoding tripeptidyl-peptidase 2-like isoform X3, whose amino-acid sequence MEYRRNLAQVMTSYDTSFPRDDLLPKKETAAISYLNKFPSYDGQGTVIAIFDSGVDPRAPGLQVTSDGKRKIIDCFDGTGSGDVTLVPAEVKNGTITGLSGRSLKIPDTWTNPSGEYKIGYKSLYQLYPTALRERMLKDFKENKWDPMHKKTLAETTKKFQAFESANPDSSGAEKATKEDYEMQIEMLNTLEKKFSNLGPCFDCVVFYDGQHWRACLDTSYEGQLSQCKLMGIYRETFDVGTLSEEDQLSYSINIYPEDNILEIVSMCSSHGTHVASIASACFPDEPEKNGLAPGAQIVSIAIGDNRLGSMETGTSLVRAMIRVIEQTHYKVDVINMSYGEHAHWAHSGRLGELMSDVVNKYGIVWVVSGSNHGPALSTVGTPPAISSTSLIGVGAYVSPEMMAAEYSLREKLPGMPYTWSSRGPCMDGSMGISICAPGGAITSVPNFMLRGSQLMNGTSMAAPHVTGVVALLISGLKAREIPSSPFSIKRALEQTAVFLDGVEVFAQGHGLIQVDRAFDHLVAYHNQQERDVRFHVTVANSGPSMKGIYMRDMPTSKSKEFAITVEPFFLNCEERDAESKINFNVHLSLACNASWVQIPKHFDLMYMARGFSVKVDPTGLASGVYYTSIKAYDSSCPEKGAVFEVPVTVVKPETVHNEISYKKQHFAAGDIQRRFINVPEGASWAVLTINLENLEAEANNARFIVHAVQLVPELNCKAGMEFYKLIDLHEHPNAPLVFAVKGGRTMELCMTKWWASLGTVQISYSVSFRGVTCNNGNAVSMHAGQGILRLDLKANLANEEIAPVATLKQQVQPLRPAESKIVPLGCRDVILPGRQIYELQLNYNFNIAKATEVIPNCSLLSDTLYESEFESQLWMIFDSNKQFISAGDAYPCNYTAKLEKGDYTLRLHVRHEKKDLLEKIQDMTVLIGQKLAAPITMDIYGTHNQALIQGKKLSSAVIRQGATVPIYISPLNSDKCPKTVTVGQYFSGTISYSKDEQGKKVGVYPFDYVLVEPPKKSNGNKTEKDSEKGKNAKEEMVEALRDLKITWLTKLGDSGTTSADMYEELITDFPEHIPIYIARLQALESEKERNLKAIVETADLALKKMNVSELLEFYGLKSDTRKDATKIKSRMDKNKAYLLEALCKKGLALCEMYQTAENLDESTTILEDIKTIFNDVVKFVDPSDLKVIKFSIHAALVQKHHGKALRWVYKQLEEKPTREVDEKMIELFAALKWSHCEECFGRAIPLKYPSVFRPF is encoded by the exons ATGGAG taTCGTCGAAATTTAGCACAAGTCATGACATCCTATGATACATCGTTTCCGCGAGACGATCTGCtaccaaaaaaagagactgcAGCTATTTCCTACTTAAACAAGTTTCCTTCCTACGATGGGCAGGGAACTGTCATCGCAATATTCGATTCTGGGGTGGATCCTAGAGCACCTGGCCTACAA GTCACAAGCgatgggaaaaggaaaatcatAGATTGCTTTGACGGAACGGGGTCTGGTGATGTAACTCTGGTTCCAGCTGAAGTTAAAAATGGCACCATTACAGGTCTCAGTGGGAGATCATTAAag attcCAGATACTTGGACAAATCCTAGTGGGGAATACAAAAttg GTTACAAAAGCCTTTACCAACTTTATCCGACAGCTCTCAGGGAGAGAATGCTCAAggatttcaaagaaaataagtgGGACCCCATGCACAAAAAAACACTTGCAGagacaaccaaaaaatttcaGGCTTTTGAATCTGCTAACCCAGATTCTTCAGGGGCAGAGAAGGCAACCAAAGAAGATTATGAAATGCAGATTGAGATGCTGAATactttagaaaagaaatttagcaATTTAGGTCCATGCTTTGactgtgttgttttttatgaTGGCCAACATTGGAG AGCTTGTTTGGACACTTCATATGAAGGCCAACTGTCTCAATGCAAACTAATGGGTATATATCGTGAGACATTTGATGTTGGCACTCTATCTGAAGAGGATCAGCTATCTTATTCCATCAATATTTATCCAGAGGACAATATTTTGGAAATCGTCTCCATGTGCT CTAGCCACGGAACTCATGTTGCTTCCATTGCTTCCGCTTGCTTTCCCGATGAACCAGAAAAGAACGGTTTGGCTCCTGGTGCCCAAATCGTCTCTATTGCGATCGGCGATAATCGTTTGGGATCTATGGAAACTGGAACTTCTTTAGTGCGAGCCATGATTAGAGTTATTGAACAGACTCACTATAAAGTAGATGTCATTAATATGAGCTATGGCGAGCATGCCCACTGGGCTCACTCAGG TCGACTAGGAGAGCTTATGTCAGACGTTGTTAATAAGTATGGAATCGTATGGGTTGTTTCGGGAAGTAATCACGGCCCGGCCTTGTCAACAGTTGGAACACCTCCAGCTATTTCATCTACAAGTCTTATTG GTGTCGGAGCTTATGTCAGTCCTGAAATGATGGCAGCTGAATATTCCCTACGAGAAAAGTTGCCGGGCATGCCTTATACGTGGTCATCGAGAG GTCCGTGTATGGATGGAAGTATGGGTATTTCTATATGTGCCCCTGGTGGTGCTATCACCTCGGTTCCTAATTTTATGCTGAGAGGCTCTCAACTCATGAATGGCACCTCGATGGCAGCACCTCACGTCACTGGAGTTGTCG cTTTGCTGATTTCTGGATTGAAAGCCAGGGAAATTCCTTCGTCTCCATTTAGTATCAAACGAGCTTTAGAACAAACTGCGGTATTTCTAGATGGGGTTGAAGTGTTTGCTCAGGGCCATGGCTTGATCCAAGTAGATCGCGCATTTGATCATCTTGTTGCCTACCATAACCAACAGGAGCGTGATGTTCGCTTTCACGTTACGGTGGCGAATTCTGGTCCTTCCatgaaaggaatttacatGAGGGATATGCCCACATCGAAATCTAAAGAGTTTGCCATCACAGTCGAACCATTTTTCCTCAACTGTGAAGAACGTGACGCAGAatccaaaattaattttaacgtTCATCTGTCTTTGGCGTGCAATGCATCGTGGGTGCAGATTccgaaacattttgatttaatgTACATGGCAAGGGGTTTCTCCGTCAAGGTTGACCCCACAGGATTGGCATCTGGAGTTTATTACACTAG TATCAAGGCGTACGACTCCAGTTGTCCGGAAAAAGGCGCTGTTTTTGAAGTGCCAGTCACAGTTGTCAAACCCGAAACAGTGCACAATGAAATATCGTACAAGAAACAGCACTTTGCAGCCGGTGACATCCAACGTCGTTTCATCAACGTGCCAGAGGGTGCCTCTTGGGCTG TTCTCACCATTAATCTTGAAAATTTGGAGGCCGAAGCGAACAACGCAAGGTTTATCGTGCACGCAGTTCAGCTCGTGCCTGAACTAAATTGCAAAGCCGGAATGGAATTTTACAAATTGATTGATCTCCATGAACATCCTAATGCTCCTTTAGTGTTTGCAGTTAAG ggaGGTCGAACTATGGAACTGTGCATGACCAAATGGTGGGCCAGTCTGGGAACGGTTCAAATCTCGTACTCGGTCTCATTCCGTGGTGTTACATGCAACAATGGGAATGCTGTGTCGATGCACGCAGGCCAAGGAATTTTGAGACTCGATCTTAAAGCTAATCTGGCTAACGAGGAAATTGCTCCTGTTGCTACACTAAAGCAACAAGTTCAGCCTTTAAG GCCAGCGGAATCAAAAATTGTTCCTCTGGGATGCCGTGATGTTATTCTTCCAGGAAGACAGATTTATGAACTGCAATTGAACTACAACTTTAACATCGCTAAAGCAACGGAAGTTATTCCCAACTG TTCCTTACTTAGCGACACATTGTACGAATCTGAGTTCGAGTCGCAGCTTTGGATGATATTTGATTCCAACAAGCAGTTTATTAGCGCAGGAGACGCTTATCCTTGCAAC tatactGCAAAACTGGAAAAGGGAGATTACACACTGCGGCTGCATGTCCGTCACGAGAAGAAAGATCTTCTTGAGAAAATTCAG GACATGACTGTACTGATTGGCCAAAAACTGGCCGCTCCAATCACTATGGACATTTATGGCACTCATAACCAAGCATTAATTCAGGGGAAAAAGTTGTCAAGCGCAGTCATCCGCCAAGGCGCCACAGTACCAATTTATATTTCGCCTCTCAACTCAGacaa ATGTCCAAAGACTGTTACTGTCGGCCAGTATTTCTCGGGAACTATTTCTTACTCTAAAGACGAACAAGGGAAGAAAGTG GGTGTCTACCCCTTCGATTATGTTCTCGTCGAGCCtcccaaaaaatcaaacgggAATAAAACCGAAAAGGATAgtgaaaagggaaagaatgcaaaagaagaaatggtaGAAGCCCTTAGAGATCTCAAAATCACTTGGCTAACAAAACTTG GTGATTCTGGAACAACCAGCGCTGATATGTATGAAGAATTAATAACGGATTTCCCAGAACATATTCCTATTTACATTGCACGGTTGCAAGCACTGGAGTCTGAGAAGGAACGAAACTTGAAGGCTATTGTGGAAACCGCGGATCTTGctctgaaaaaaatgaatgtgtCAGAGCTCCTGGAATTCTATGGCTTAAAATCCGACACAAGAAAGGACgcaactaaaatcaaaag ccgaatggataaaaataaagcctACTTGCTAGAAGCTTTGTGTAAAAAGGGGCTTGCTCTGTGTGAAATGTATCAAACTGCAGAAAACTTGGACGAGTCGACAACAATTCTTGAAGATATAAAGACTATATTTAACGACGTCGTAAAATTTGTTGATCCGAGTGATCTAAAG gttattaaattttcaatccaCGCCGCTTTAGTGCAAAAACACCATGGAAAAGCATTACGTTGGGTTTATAAacaactggaagaaaaaccaacTCGTGAAGTAGACGAGAAAATGATCGAATTATTTGCTGCTCTCAAGTGGTCTCACTGTGAGGAATGTTTTGGTAGAGCAATTCCCCTTAAATACCCATCAGTTTTCCGCCCTTTCTAA
- the LOC124210570 gene encoding tripeptidyl-peptidase 2-like isoform X1 has product MEVSCMSYDTMSSVSSTLLVEDIRYRRNLAQVMTSYDTSFPRDDLLPKKETAAISYLNKFPSYDGQGTVIAIFDSGVDPRAPGLQVTSDGKRKIIDCFDGTGSGDVTLVPAEVKNGTITGLSGRSLKIPDTWTNPSGEYKIGYKSLYQLYPTALRERMLKDFKENKWDPMHKKTLAETTKKFQAFESANPDSSGAEKATKEDYEMQIEMLNTLEKKFSNLGPCFDCVVFYDGQHWRACLDTSYEGQLSQCKLMGIYRETFDVGTLSEEDQLSYSINIYPEDNILEIVSMCSSHGTHVASIASACFPDEPEKNGLAPGAQIVSIAIGDNRLGSMETGTSLVRAMIRVIEQTHYKVDVINMSYGEHAHWAHSGRLGELMSDVVNKYGIVWVVSGSNHGPALSTVGTPPAISSTSLIGVGAYVSPEMMAAEYSLREKLPGMPYTWSSRGPCMDGSMGISICAPGGAITSVPNFMLRGSQLMNGTSMAAPHVTGVVALLISGLKAREIPSSPFSIKRALEQTAVFLDGVEVFAQGHGLIQVDRAFDHLVAYHNQQERDVRFHVTVANSGPSMKGIYMRDMPTSKSKEFAITVEPFFLNCEERDAESKINFNVHLSLACNASWVQIPKHFDLMYMARGFSVKVDPTGLASGVYYTSIKAYDSSCPEKGAVFEVPVTVVKPETVHNEISYKKQHFAAGDIQRRFINVPEGASWAVLTINLENLEAEANNARFIVHAVQLVPELNCKAGMEFYKLIDLHEHPNAPLVFAVKGGRTMELCMTKWWASLGTVQISYSVSFRGVTCNNGNAVSMHAGQGILRLDLKANLANEEIAPVATLKQQVQPLRPAESKIVPLGCRDVILPGRQIYELQLNYNFNIAKATEVIPNCSLLSDTLYESEFESQLWMIFDSNKQFISAGDAYPCNYTAKLEKGDYTLRLHVRHEKKDLLEKIQDMTVLIGQKLAAPITMDIYGTHNQALIQGKKLSSAVIRQGATVPIYISPLNSDKCPKTVTVGQYFSGTISYSKDEQGKKVGVYPFDYVLVEPPKKSNGNKTEKDSEKGKNAKEEMVEALRDLKITWLTKLGDSGTTSADMYEELITDFPEHIPIYIARLQALESEKERNLKAIVETADLALKKMNVSELLEFYGLKSDTRKDATKIKSRMDKNKAYLLEALCKKGLALCEMYQTAENLDESTTILEDIKTIFNDVVKFVDPSDLKVIKFSIHAALVQKHHGKALRWVYKQLEEKPTREVDEKMIELFAALKWSHCEECFGRAIPLKYPSVFRPF; this is encoded by the exons ATGGAGGTTAGTTGTATGTCTTACGACACGATGTCGTCAGTGAGTAGCACGCTACTAGTCGAGGATATCAGG taTCGTCGAAATTTAGCACAAGTCATGACATCCTATGATACATCGTTTCCGCGAGACGATCTGCtaccaaaaaaagagactgcAGCTATTTCCTACTTAAACAAGTTTCCTTCCTACGATGGGCAGGGAACTGTCATCGCAATATTCGATTCTGGGGTGGATCCTAGAGCACCTGGCCTACAA GTCACAAGCgatgggaaaaggaaaatcatAGATTGCTTTGACGGAACGGGGTCTGGTGATGTAACTCTGGTTCCAGCTGAAGTTAAAAATGGCACCATTACAGGTCTCAGTGGGAGATCATTAAag attcCAGATACTTGGACAAATCCTAGTGGGGAATACAAAAttg GTTACAAAAGCCTTTACCAACTTTATCCGACAGCTCTCAGGGAGAGAATGCTCAAggatttcaaagaaaataagtgGGACCCCATGCACAAAAAAACACTTGCAGagacaaccaaaaaatttcaGGCTTTTGAATCTGCTAACCCAGATTCTTCAGGGGCAGAGAAGGCAACCAAAGAAGATTATGAAATGCAGATTGAGATGCTGAATactttagaaaagaaatttagcaATTTAGGTCCATGCTTTGactgtgttgttttttatgaTGGCCAACATTGGAG AGCTTGTTTGGACACTTCATATGAAGGCCAACTGTCTCAATGCAAACTAATGGGTATATATCGTGAGACATTTGATGTTGGCACTCTATCTGAAGAGGATCAGCTATCTTATTCCATCAATATTTATCCAGAGGACAATATTTTGGAAATCGTCTCCATGTGCT CTAGCCACGGAACTCATGTTGCTTCCATTGCTTCCGCTTGCTTTCCCGATGAACCAGAAAAGAACGGTTTGGCTCCTGGTGCCCAAATCGTCTCTATTGCGATCGGCGATAATCGTTTGGGATCTATGGAAACTGGAACTTCTTTAGTGCGAGCCATGATTAGAGTTATTGAACAGACTCACTATAAAGTAGATGTCATTAATATGAGCTATGGCGAGCATGCCCACTGGGCTCACTCAGG TCGACTAGGAGAGCTTATGTCAGACGTTGTTAATAAGTATGGAATCGTATGGGTTGTTTCGGGAAGTAATCACGGCCCGGCCTTGTCAACAGTTGGAACACCTCCAGCTATTTCATCTACAAGTCTTATTG GTGTCGGAGCTTATGTCAGTCCTGAAATGATGGCAGCTGAATATTCCCTACGAGAAAAGTTGCCGGGCATGCCTTATACGTGGTCATCGAGAG GTCCGTGTATGGATGGAAGTATGGGTATTTCTATATGTGCCCCTGGTGGTGCTATCACCTCGGTTCCTAATTTTATGCTGAGAGGCTCTCAACTCATGAATGGCACCTCGATGGCAGCACCTCACGTCACTGGAGTTGTCG cTTTGCTGATTTCTGGATTGAAAGCCAGGGAAATTCCTTCGTCTCCATTTAGTATCAAACGAGCTTTAGAACAAACTGCGGTATTTCTAGATGGGGTTGAAGTGTTTGCTCAGGGCCATGGCTTGATCCAAGTAGATCGCGCATTTGATCATCTTGTTGCCTACCATAACCAACAGGAGCGTGATGTTCGCTTTCACGTTACGGTGGCGAATTCTGGTCCTTCCatgaaaggaatttacatGAGGGATATGCCCACATCGAAATCTAAAGAGTTTGCCATCACAGTCGAACCATTTTTCCTCAACTGTGAAGAACGTGACGCAGAatccaaaattaattttaacgtTCATCTGTCTTTGGCGTGCAATGCATCGTGGGTGCAGATTccgaaacattttgatttaatgTACATGGCAAGGGGTTTCTCCGTCAAGGTTGACCCCACAGGATTGGCATCTGGAGTTTATTACACTAG TATCAAGGCGTACGACTCCAGTTGTCCGGAAAAAGGCGCTGTTTTTGAAGTGCCAGTCACAGTTGTCAAACCCGAAACAGTGCACAATGAAATATCGTACAAGAAACAGCACTTTGCAGCCGGTGACATCCAACGTCGTTTCATCAACGTGCCAGAGGGTGCCTCTTGGGCTG TTCTCACCATTAATCTTGAAAATTTGGAGGCCGAAGCGAACAACGCAAGGTTTATCGTGCACGCAGTTCAGCTCGTGCCTGAACTAAATTGCAAAGCCGGAATGGAATTTTACAAATTGATTGATCTCCATGAACATCCTAATGCTCCTTTAGTGTTTGCAGTTAAG ggaGGTCGAACTATGGAACTGTGCATGACCAAATGGTGGGCCAGTCTGGGAACGGTTCAAATCTCGTACTCGGTCTCATTCCGTGGTGTTACATGCAACAATGGGAATGCTGTGTCGATGCACGCAGGCCAAGGAATTTTGAGACTCGATCTTAAAGCTAATCTGGCTAACGAGGAAATTGCTCCTGTTGCTACACTAAAGCAACAAGTTCAGCCTTTAAG GCCAGCGGAATCAAAAATTGTTCCTCTGGGATGCCGTGATGTTATTCTTCCAGGAAGACAGATTTATGAACTGCAATTGAACTACAACTTTAACATCGCTAAAGCAACGGAAGTTATTCCCAACTG TTCCTTACTTAGCGACACATTGTACGAATCTGAGTTCGAGTCGCAGCTTTGGATGATATTTGATTCCAACAAGCAGTTTATTAGCGCAGGAGACGCTTATCCTTGCAAC tatactGCAAAACTGGAAAAGGGAGATTACACACTGCGGCTGCATGTCCGTCACGAGAAGAAAGATCTTCTTGAGAAAATTCAG GACATGACTGTACTGATTGGCCAAAAACTGGCCGCTCCAATCACTATGGACATTTATGGCACTCATAACCAAGCATTAATTCAGGGGAAAAAGTTGTCAAGCGCAGTCATCCGCCAAGGCGCCACAGTACCAATTTATATTTCGCCTCTCAACTCAGacaa ATGTCCAAAGACTGTTACTGTCGGCCAGTATTTCTCGGGAACTATTTCTTACTCTAAAGACGAACAAGGGAAGAAAGTG GGTGTCTACCCCTTCGATTATGTTCTCGTCGAGCCtcccaaaaaatcaaacgggAATAAAACCGAAAAGGATAgtgaaaagggaaagaatgcaaaagaagaaatggtaGAAGCCCTTAGAGATCTCAAAATCACTTGGCTAACAAAACTTG GTGATTCTGGAACAACCAGCGCTGATATGTATGAAGAATTAATAACGGATTTCCCAGAACATATTCCTATTTACATTGCACGGTTGCAAGCACTGGAGTCTGAGAAGGAACGAAACTTGAAGGCTATTGTGGAAACCGCGGATCTTGctctgaaaaaaatgaatgtgtCAGAGCTCCTGGAATTCTATGGCTTAAAATCCGACACAAGAAAGGACgcaactaaaatcaaaag ccgaatggataaaaataaagcctACTTGCTAGAAGCTTTGTGTAAAAAGGGGCTTGCTCTGTGTGAAATGTATCAAACTGCAGAAAACTTGGACGAGTCGACAACAATTCTTGAAGATATAAAGACTATATTTAACGACGTCGTAAAATTTGTTGATCCGAGTGATCTAAAG gttattaaattttcaatccaCGCCGCTTTAGTGCAAAAACACCATGGAAAAGCATTACGTTGGGTTTATAAacaactggaagaaaaaccaacTCGTGAAGTAGACGAGAAAATGATCGAATTATTTGCTGCTCTCAAGTGGTCTCACTGTGAGGAATGTTTTGGTAGAGCAATTCCCCTTAAATACCCATCAGTTTTCCGCCCTTTCTAA